TACGCCAGCACACCGGCGACACCCAGGCCGCCCGCGAGGCCCTGCACGCCGCCCAAGAGGGATATCGCACCACCGGGTTCACCCTCGGTGAGGTCGCCATCCTCACCAGCCTCGCGATCCACTACGCCCTGCGCGGCGAGATGCGCCAGGCACTCGACTGCCAGCAGGACGGCTACGCCCTGCTCCGCGATCTGGGCAGGCCGGTACTGCTCGCCCGCGCACTCAACACGATGGGCCTGGCCCACGCGTATCTCGGCGAGTTCAACCAAGCGGTGGACCGCATCACAGAAGCGATCGAGACATTGCGCGCGAACGACCGGCCATCGGGCACTGTCGGCCCCCTGGCCAACCGTGCCATCGCCCGACACGGCCTCGGCCACTACGCCGAAGCACTCGCCGACGCCACCGAAGCACTGCGACTCTGCAACAGCCACCAACGCCGCAACAGTGAGCCCCCCGTCCACGAGATCCTCGCCCGCATCCACCGCGACACCGGCCGGCCCGGCCTCGCCCGAACCCACGCCGAGCAGGCCCTGCGCACCGCCCGCGCGCTGGGTGAACCCACCCTTGAGGCCGACAGCCTGATCACCCTCGGCTCCATACACCGCCTGGACGACCACCTCGGCATCGCCACCGCATGCCTCCAGGAAGCCGTCGAACTCACCCACCGCTGCGGTTTACGCCACCAGGAAGCCGACGCCCACGCCCAACTCGCCCGCGCTCACCTCGCATCCGGCGCGACACCCACCGCGACGCACCACGCTCACCAAGCACTGGCCATCGCCCGAGCCCTGGACCTGCGCCCCGCAGAACACCGCGCCCTGACAGCCCTCGCCGCGATCGCCCAAACCGCCGGCACCCCCACCCAGGCCGCCGAACACACAGCAAAGGCCCAGCAGATCCAGAACGAGACCGGCTACCACCCATCCCCCGCAGACGAACCCAGGTGACACCCCCGGGTATCGCCATCTCTTGCCTCTCACCCATGGAACACATCGAGATGATCATTGATCACGGCTGGGTGAGCGAGTCAAGCAGGCACCCGGCTCGGGGCGGGCCGGTCTCACAAGGACCTCACCGTAAGCTGACGGGATGCCTGAAGTCGCCGTGGCGGACGCCGAGTTTCGCGAGGTTTTCGATTCCGCAGCCCTCGGAGGGACGACCCTCGTACCTCTCACGCACAACCCGTTGAACGGCGTCACCGCGGGCGTGTGGCGTGTCACGGGCGGCGGGCGGTCGGCCGTGCTGAAGGTGCTGACGCGGACCAAGGAGACCAGCGTCACGTGGGCCGCCTCCAACGACCCGCGGCACTGGAACTTCTGGCGCCGGGAGGCATACGTCTACCAGTCGGGGCTCGCCCAGATCTGGCAGCGGCACGGCATCCGCGCGCCCCGGCTGCTGGCCTGCGTCGAACGCCCCGACGGTGACCTGGCGTTGTGGCTGGAGGACGTGCCGGGCGAACCGGCGACGGCCTGGCCGCTAGCGCGGCACGTCGAGCACGCGTACCGGCTCGGGGCCGCGCAGGGCGCCGTGGGTGCCGGGGAGGACCGGCCGTGGCTGTCGCAGCGCTTCCTGCGCGACTACACGGCCGGCAGGACGACGGGCCAGGACCTGCTCGATGACGACAGGGCCTGGCGACACCCCCTGGTCCGGGAGCACTTCCCGGCGGGGCTGCGTGAGGACATGGTCCGCCTCCACCACGACCGTGAGTGGTTCCTCACGGTCATGGAGTCCCTGCCGCGCGCCTTCTGCCATCTCGACCAGTGGCCGGCCAACGTCCGCTCCGACGGGCGCGACAGCGTCGTCCTCGACTGGGCGTTCGCCGGGGACGGCGCACTCGGCGAGGACCTCGGCAACTACCTCCCCGACTCCGTCTTCGACCTGTTCGTCCCCGCCGCCGACCTGCCCGGCCTGGCCAAGGCGGCCTACGACGCCTACGCGCACGGCCTGCGCGCGAGCGGCTGGCGCGGTGACGAACGGCTCGTACGGCTCGGCGTGTGCGCCTCCGCCGTGAAGTACGACTGGCTCACCGCGCTGATGCTGGCCCGGGCGGACGACGAGCAGCCGGCCTACGGCGGCCAGGGTGCCGTCCCCGCTGAACTCCGCTACCGCGAACGCGGCCTGGCCCTGGCCTTCCTCGCCGACTGGGCGGCCGAGGCCCGGTTGCTGGCACCCCAGCTCGGCTTCCCGGAGGCGCCGAGCGGCCGCTGACCCTCGCGTTCCCCGCCGTGAGCCTCACTGCCGCGCGCGGGCCGTGTGCCGGCCGGCGCGTCGGCGGCCCCGGCCGCGTCGCGTCGCCATCGGTACGGCGAGGCTGACGACGAGGGCCAGCCCGAGGGCGTACGGCCACCAGCCGAAGCCGACGTCCTCGGACGCACCGGCGCTCCGGGGTGCCACGGCGCCGGACGCGGATGCCTCGGGTGCGGTGGGTGAGGGACTCGGGGCGGTTCCGGCGGTCAGGGCGACGTCGTTCCCGTCTCCGGCCCGGTAGTCGATGCGGTAGGTGGTGTCGCCGAGCTTCAGACGGGCGCCTTGCCTCAGCCCCTTGAACGTTCCCGTGATCCTGCCGTCGCCCCTGTGGTCGAGGACGGTGATCTCACGAGCGGGCCGGCCCCGGCCTCCGAGAGCCGAGACGTCGAGGTCCCCGGCCAGCCGTACCGTCCCCGTCACCCTCAGCGGCTTGCCGCGCAGGACCAGGGTGCCCTTCGAGCTCTGCGTGTAGGCACCGTTCACCGTGAGGCCGGTCGTCACGGCACCTTCGTTCGTCACCGCTCCCGCGACCGTGCCCTTGCCGGTGAGCGTGGTCGCGACGCGCAGGCCCGCCGCACCCGCGTCCAGCCGCGCCCCGGCCGCCGTGATCCGTATCGCCTTGCTGCGAGTCACCGTGGCACCTTTTCGCAGGGCCAGGGTGCCCTTGGAGACGGTGGTCGTCCCGGTGTACGTGACGGCGGGCCCCGTCAGTGTCGTCGTGGCGGCTCCCGACTGGGTGAGCGAGCCGCTGCCGCCGATGCGGGAGAGGGTGAGAGGCCGGCTCGTGTTGCGCAGGACGAGTGAGCCGTTGTTGACGACCTTGTAGTGGGCGCCCGCCGTGTACAGCCCGCCGTCCCCGCCCCGCTTCCCGCTGCCCAGCCGGAGCACCGCGCCCTTCTCGACCGTCGTCGAGCCGTCGTAGTACTGGACGGCCGCGAAGGTCACGTCGTTGCCGGGGGTTCCGGCGATGACGATGTCGCCGGCGCCGGGGGCCGAGAGGGTGTCGTGGAACCTGCCGCCGCCGATGGGGGCGCCGAGCGTCACCGGGCCGTCGTAGTCGAAGGTGAGGCGGGAACGGGAGCGGGCGGCCAGGAGGTTGATGTAGACCGTCTCGGCGGTGCCCGGCATGAAGATCCGGTTCGTGGTGCCGTCGCCCCACTGGACGTTCGCGCCCTTGATGTTGGTGCCGCGCTTGTTGACGTTCTTGCGGGCGGGCGTCCAGTTGAGGGCCGGGTCGCTGAGCGACGGGTCGCTGTCGCCGCCCCGGTCCGACCAGCTGTACTGGCCCGTCAGGATCACCTTGCCGCCGGGCCGCGACTGGACGTTGATGTCGCTGCCGTACTCGCGCTGGTAGAAGTCCATGCCCATCGTGACGGTCCGGCCGAGCGGCGTGTCGACGGTCCAGGTGCCCTGGTTGAGGACCTTGCGGACGTTCGGGAGCGAGGTCGCGTACTCCGGGCGGCCGGCGTTCAGCTGCGTGCCGTTGTCGATCACCCCGGAGAAGGAGTGCGTGCCCGACACGTCCCAGGTGCCCCACAGGAACCTCGGCTGGGTGATCAGCCCGGAGCCGCTGATGGTGCCCAGGTTGTACGCGCTCCTCAGCGACAGCCGCAGCGTGCCGTCGACCCGGATGTTGTCCTGGTTGAGGCGGAACGCCGGGGTGTTGTACGGGAAGCGGCCGATCAGTCCCGTCGTACCGCCGTCGCCGTACTGGAGCGTCGCGCCGCGCTCCACCGTGACGGCCGGCGGGTCGGGGTTGGCGACGGTGACGTACGGGTGGTTCCCGCCCAGCGTCCGCACCCGCTGCCGCCGCCGGGACTCCGGGAGCGTGAAGTCGCTGTCCTTCGTGAGGACCAGCGTGCCGCTGCCGCGCACCGTGAGCGTGCCCTCGCCGCGGAACACGCCGTCGTACGTCGTCGTCCCGCGCGGCACGCTGACGACCGTGTCGCCGCCGAGCGTCACGTCCCGGTCGGCCAGCACGTCGGCGGTGACGTCCCGCGGACCGGCGGCCCCCGCCGGGGGAGCGGCGAGCAGGGAGGCGACCGCCGCGAGGAAACCGGCGGCCGCTGCTGTGGTGTGGGTGAGACTGCGCACGGGAGGGGAGACGCGGGTGGAGGGCGGCCGATAACAGAAAATCGACGGTTGCCGTTCGGCCGCTCAGCGCCGGGCGAACTGCACACGCGTCGGCTGTACGGCGTCCGGGCGGACCGCGATGCCGTCGACGGTGAGTTGTTCGCCGTAGATGTCGGTGAGCCTCAGGGAGCCGCCGCAGCCGGTGCCGTCGGGGGAGAGGAAGTAGTTGTACTCGGTACGGGTCAGCCGGGTCCATCCGCTGCCGGTCCTGACCTCCAGCCGGGCCAGCGGGTTGCGGTGGCCGAGTGCCTGGATGCCGCACCAGTGGCGGCTGGAGCCGGTCTTGTAGCGGATCGAGACGGTGTCGGACGTGCTGGGGCTCAGCAGGCTCCAGGTGATCGGGATACGGCCGGCGGAGAGGCCCGCGAGCTTGGCGAAGGCCTCTTTGCTGAGGTCGAGCTGGCCGGGGGCGCAGGGCAGTGGGCACTCGTTGGTGATCCGGACCGTGACGGAGGCGCCGTTCGCGGCGCGGACCAGGATGTGCGCCCCGCATGCCTTGGACGTCTCGTAGTCGGTGTGGTTCATCGCGGCGACCATGAGGTCGGGGCTCGGGCCGTACAGGCAGGCGCCGTCGCCGTCCTTGGCGTCGTAGTGGGTGGCGACTCCCTGGTAGGCGACCTGGGGCTGGATGCGTCCGGCCAGCGGTGCCGTGCCGGACGCCGGCCGTGGTGCGGACGGCCGGGCGCCGCTGGGCGAGGGCCGTGCCGACGAGGTGGCCGCGGTCGGCGTCGGGGTCGGGGATGCCTTGGACGGCGTCGGCGTCGGCGTCGGCTTCGGTCTGGGCTTCTGTCCCGGTGCCGTGCGCGGGGTACTCGGCTGCTTGCCGGCGGTGGGCTCGGCAGCGGCTCGCACGGTGTCCGGCTCGCTGCCGGGGCGGAGCGCCATCATCAGGGACAGCAGAACTCCCACCGCTGCCACGGCGACGGCGAGGACGAGGGCCGTGCGCCGCTTGCGGAGGGGACGGCGGCGGGAATGGGATGCCACGGGTGGGTCCTTACGTGGTTCAGGATCAGGAGAACGCGTACTTTCGCCGCATCAGTGGTCGCCGGGGCCCGAAAGGTTGCCGCGCGTGCGGAGGTGGCCCTTCCAGGAGCCGGACGTCTTCGTCCCGTCAGACCCGTTGACCTCCAGGTGACACACCCTTACCTTTTCGGCGTTCGTAATGACAGATGGTGTTCGAAATGTCAGACGACGTATCAGGCAACGCCGTGTGTCCCCCAGTGAGAGGCAGGCCCCACCGCATGAGCCGCGATCGCGACCACGCTCTGCCCGAACCCCCCAGCCGCAGACTGCTGCTGAAGGGTGCCGCAGCCGCCGGTGCCCTGGCCGCCGTCCCGGGCGTGGCCCAGGCCGCCCACCTGGCCAGGCCCCCGAAGCCGGCCCCCTTCGTGAACCCGCTCGTCCGCAACCGGGCCGACCCGCACATCAACCGGCACAAGGACGGCTTCTACTACTTCACCGCCACGGCCCCCGAGTACGACCGCATCATCCTGCGCCGCTCCCGGACCCTGAACGGCCTGGGCACGGCGGCCGAGTCCGTGATCTGGCGTGCCCATCCGACGGGGAACATGGGCGCGCACATCTGGGCGCCCGAACTGCACCGCATCGGCGGCAAGTGGTACATCTACTTCGCCTCGGCGCCCGCGGAGGACGTGTGGGCGATCCGCATATGGGTGCTGGAGAACGCCCATCCCGACCCCTTCAAGGGCACCTGGGTGGAGAAGGGCCAGGTGAAGACGGCCTGGGAGACCTTCTCCCTGGACGCCACCACCTTCACCCACCGGGGCAAGCGCTACCTCGCCTGGGCGCAGCACGAGCCCGGAATGGACAACAACACCGGCATCTTCCTGTCCGAGATGGCGAACCCGTGGACCCTGAAGGGCCCGCAGGTCCGGCTCTCCACCCCCGAGTACGACTGGGAGTGCATCGGCTTCAGGGTCAACGAGGGCCCGTACGTCCTCAAGCGCAACGGCCGCCTCTTCATGACCTACTCGGCCAGCGCCACCGACTTCAACTACTGCGTGGGCCTGCTGACCGCGGACGCCGACAGCCACCTCCTGGACCCCATGAGCTGGACCAAGTCGCCGACGCCGGTCTTCACCAGCAACGACACCACCAAGCAGTACGGCCCCGGCCACAACTGCTTCACCGTCGCCGAGGACGGCCGCACCGACGTCCTCGTCTACCACGCCCGCCAGTACAAGGAGATCAACGGCGACCCGCTGAACGACCCCAACCGCCACACCCGCATCCAGAAGCTCGGCTGGAAGCCGGACGGCACCCCGGACTTCGGCATCCCGGTCGCCGACACCGTCAAGGCGGGTGACTGAGATGAGACGCGCGTACGCGGTCCTCCTCGCCCTGTGCCTGGCGCTGGCCGGCGCCCTCGCCACCGCCGGCCCCGCCCAGGCCGCGCCCCAGACCCTCACCAACGGCACTCAGTTCACCGACACCTCGGGCAACCCCGTGCACGCGCACGGCGGCGGTGTCATCAAGGTCGGCTCGTACTACTACTGGTTCGGCGAGCACCGCAACGCCGACAACACCTTCCGGTACGTCGACGCCTACCGCTCGACCGACCTGAAGAACTGGGAGTTCCGCAACCACGTGCTGACCGAGGCCAGCGACCCGGAGCTGGCGACCGCCAACATCGAGCGGCCGAAGGTCATGTACAACGCGTCCACCGGCAAGTTCGTGATGTGGATGCACAAGGAGAACGGCACCGACTACAGCGAGGCCCGCGCCGCCGTCGCCGTCTCCGACACCGTCGACGGCAACTACACCTGGAAGGGCAGCTTCCGCCCGCTCGGCCAGCACATGTCCCGCGACATCACGGTCTTCGTCGACACCGACGGCGCCGGGTACATGATCTCCGCCGCCCGTGAGAACTACGACCTCCAGATCTACCGCCTCACCGCCGACTACACCGGCATCGCGAGCCTGGTCGCCAACCCCTGGCCGGGCGGCCACCGCGAGGCCCCCGCGCTGTTCAAGCGGAACGGCGTGTACTTCATGCTGACCTCGGGCGCCACCGGCTGGAACCCCAACCAGCAGCAGTACGCCACGGCCACGAACATCGCCGGCCCTTGGTCGGCCATGAAGAACATCGGCGACTCGACGACGTACGGCTCGCAGACCGCCTACGTCCTTCCGGTACAGGGCAGTTCGGGCACCTCGTACCTGTACATGGGGGACCGCTGGGGCAACTCCTTCGGCGGGACCGTCAACGACTCCCGGTACGTCTGGCTGCCGCTGACCTTCTCCAACTCGACCACGATGTCCATGTCCTGGTCGCCGGAGGTCACCATCGACACGGCCGCCGGGACCGTCTCCGGCACGAGCGCCACCTACAACACCCTCATCGCCCGCCACTCGTCCAAGTGCGCGGACGTGACCAGCCAGTCGCTCCGGGCGGGCGCCCAGCTCAAGCAGTACGACTGCAACGGCGGCACCAACCAGAAGTACTGGTTCAAGTCCGTCGGCAGCGGCTACTACCAGCTGATGGTGAGGAACAGCTCCCTGTGCGTGCGGGAGAACGCGAGCACGGTCACGCAGGAGAACTGCAACGCCTCCGCGACGAGCCAGCAGTGGTCGCTGACCACCACCGGCTCGTACGTGAACGTCAAGTCGCGCGCGAGCGGCGAGTGCCTCGACGTGAACGGCGCGTCCACCGCCAACGGCGCCGCGCTCATCACGTACACGTGCAACGGAGGCACCAACCAGCAGTGGACGCGCGGGACATGACGGCCCCGACCGCGCCTAGGCCAGCAGGTCGATCGCGTCGATCGCCGTCCCCGCACTGAGGAAACCGGTCGCCCCCGACCCGCTCACCACGTCGATCCTGAGCACGTTGTACTGACTCGGGTCCGTCTTCCAGGCGGACGCCGGGACGCCGTACGTGAACGTGTGGTTGTTGCCGCGGTACGAACCGTTGGTCAGCGACCGGGTGTTCGGCTGGGTGGGCGGGGAGGGGACGGCCGAGGTCCAGGCGTCGTTGACCGTCACCTGCGGGCGGCCGTTGGCGTACGCCGTCGTCACCCCGATGCGCAGGGTGTGCGCCGCGGCGGCCTGGGCGGCGGTGAGCCTGAAGTACACGAGCAGACCGCTGTTGACGTCCTTCCAGAGGTAGCAGGGGAAGGACGCCGTCTCGTTGTCGCCGATCACCACGTTCCCGGTCCAGGACGCGGCCCGGACGTCGGACGGATGCGCGTACGTCATCAGGTCCGCGTTCTTGAACCCGCCCGGCGTGCCGTTCCAGTCGCCGATCCGCCAGATCGCGCTCGCGTTCGAGGGGTCGTCGGAGGACGGGACCGCGATCGTGTTCAGCGTGGTCGTGCCGCCCGCCGACACGCTCACCGACGTGGTGTACACCGCCAGCTCGCCCTTGAAGACGGTCAGCGTGTAGGTCCCCGGCAGCACCCCCGCGATGGAGAAGCAGCCGTCCGAGGAGCGCGCCGGACCCCAGTACTGCGCCGCGGCGTTGGCCAGCCCCACCGTGTACGGGTACGCCGTGTTCCGCCCGGACATCCCGACGCCCGCGACCTTGCCCCGGCCGCTCGCCGGCACGTACCCGGGGATGCCGAGCGCGTCGGCCCACGGGGTGGTCAGCGTGCCCGGGAAGAGCGCCGAGGAGGGCGCCCCGCCGTCCGTGAAGGCGATGACGTACGGGCCCTGCAGGCCGAAGCGCTGGGCCTCGGTCTGGTTCTGGCCGTAGTGGAGGATCTCGTACAGGCCGCCGCCGTCCGCGCTCTGGTGGCGCAGCAGGGAGCGGTAGAACGGGCCGCCGGAGGCCTTCTCGTGGTTGCTGCGCACCATCCACAGACCGACCCCACCCAAGGACCAGCCGATGTAGTCGTAGTCCATGACGCGCCGCTTCGAGAAGTGCTTCGAGCGGGTCTGGCCGTCGGACTTCCGGAACACGTCCGAGGCCTCGATGGCGGTGGGCGCGTACGTGTACGAGTCGGGCTCGTCGTTGAGGAACGCGCCCTTCTTCACGCGCACGATGTACCGGGTCGCGGAGACGGACGTGTCGGCCTTGTCCGTCCACAGATAGACGTTGTTCTCGCCGCTGCGGGCCGCGTAGTAGTGCCTCAGCGTGCCGTGCGTGACCGAGACCAGGATCGTCGAGCCGGACTGCCTGATGCTCACGGTGGAGGCGCCGAGGCCGGACTCGATGTGCGAGTTCATGCCGCCGTAGCCCTGGTACTCCGTGCCCCGGTAGACCAGGGAGGTCAGGTCGCCGGTGGACTTGCTCACCTTGAAGACCAGTTGGGCGCCGGTGTCGACCACGTAGTTCGAGCCGTCGTCGGTCCAGCCGAAGCCGGCTGCGTGCGCCGTGCCGGTGAGGGCCGTGCCGGCGGCGGCGGTGGCGCCGAGGACGAAGGCGCGGCGGCCGACCGGTCTGTTGGCGGATCCGGACATGGGGGACCTCCTTCGGGAGGTGGTGGGGGGACGGGGCTGCGGGTGTGAGCGAGAGTGACAGTTGAATCGATTTCGCGAAAGGGCTTTCACGCGCTTGGAAGGGACCTCTCCGGGAAATCGAGCCGAGGTCTAGAAAGCGCTTGCCGCAAGCGGTACGTTCAGCCGCCAGGCCTTGTCGCCGTGACGGAGGAGCTGCGAGTGAGACGTTTCAACATTGCCGTGCTGGCGGCCGTGACGCTGAGCACCGCCCTGTCCGCCGTACCCGCCCACGCGGGCGAGGCGAGCGCGAGGCCGGGCCTCGCGAACTGCACCGCCGGCGCCTGCCACTTCGACGTCCCGCCGGGCACGTACGACGTGCGGGTCGTGCTCGGCGGGAAGAGCGCGTCCGCCACGAGCATCAGCGGCGAGACCCGCCGGTCCCTGCTGCCGGAGACGGCCGCACCGGCGGGCGAGCGCGTCACCCGCAGCTTCACCGTGAACGTCCGCACCCCCGAGGGCGAGCCCACCGGCCCCGACGGAACCCCCGGCCTCGACCTGCGGATCGGCGGTTCCGCCCCCGCCCTGGCCGGCATCAAGGTCACCCCCGCCCGGCACGCGCGCCAGATCTTCCTGGTCGGCGACTCCACGGTCTGCGACCAGCCCGGCGACCCGTACTCCGGCTGGGGCCAGCAACTGCCCCAGTACCTCCGCCAGGGCGTGTCCGTCGCCAACTACGCCGATTCCGGCGAGAGTACGGTCACGTTTCTTGGGAACCCGCGGTTGTGGGCCACCGTACGGCCCCTGATCCGCCCCGGCGACCTGGTCCTCGTCCAGCTCGCCCACAACGACAAGACCACGGACGAGGCCACCTACCGGGCCAACCTGGAGGCCCTGGTGGCGGGAGTCCGGGAGCGGGGCGGACAGCCGGTCCTTGTCACTCCCATCGTGCGGCGCTGGTTCAACACCGACGGCACGCTGAACAACGGAACCGCGCTCCTGGTCAACGGCCTGGGCGTCGACCACCCGGCGGTCACACGCTCCGTCGCGGCCGAGCGGGACGTCCCGCTGATCGACCTCACGGCGAAGACGAAGGCACTCGTCGAGTCCCTGGGCGTGGAGGGTTCCAAGGCCTTGTACCTCTCCAACGAGGCGCGGGACAACACGCACACCTCCGTGCGCGGTGCCACGGCCTACGCGGGCCTGGTCCGCGACGAACTCGTCACCCGGCATCTGGTGCCGAAGGGCAAGGTGCGGGTGGGATGACCCCTGGGGCGCCCCGACCGGAACCGGGGCGCTCCAGGTTCCACCTGTTCCGGCCGTTCCAGGCGTCTTGGCCACGAAGCCTTTGAGTACGAAAGAGATCCGATGCAGCTGCCTCCCGCCGACCGCACGACCTCCGCGTACACCGGCTACACCCGCGCCCACTGGGAGGCGGCGGCCGACGCGCTGCTCAGCGCCGTCGAGCCGTACGCGACCGAGGACCGCGCGCTGTACCACCTGCCCGGCGACCGGACCAGCTGGTCGGGTCACCTCTCCGACGGCCTGGAGGGCTACGCCCGCACGCTGCTGCTGGCCGCCTTCCGCCGCGACGAGAAGGCCCTGGAGCGCTACGCCGACGGGCTGGCCGCCGGAGTCTCGGGCGTCTGGCCCCGCATCGAGGACCGCAGCCAGCCCCTGGTGGAGGCGGCGTCGATCGCACTCGCCCTGCGGCTGACGCGGGAGCAGCTGTGGGACCGGCTGGACGACGGCGTACGGCAGCGGGCGGCGGCCTGGCTCGGCGACGCGCTCACGGCCGAACCCTGGCCCTGCAACTGGGAGCTGTTCCCGGTCACGGTGGGCGGCTTCCTCGCCGAGATCGGCCACGAGCCGGACGCGTCCCGCGCGGCGATCGACCGCGGCCTGGAGCGCATCGAGCAGTGGTACCTGGGCGACGGCTGGTACACCGACGGCGACGGCCGCAAGTTCGACTACTACAACGGCTGGGCCATGCACCTCTACCCGGTGCTGCACGCCTGGCTTGAGCGGGACGAGCGCCTGCTGGACCTGTACGGGGCGCGTCTCGAACGCCATCTCTCCGACTACGCCCGCCTGTTCGGCGGCGACGGCGCGCCCATGCACCAGGGCCGCTCCCTCACCTACCGCTTCGCGACGACGGCACCGCTGTGGCTGGGCGCCCTGACCGGCCGCACGCCGCTCTCCCCGGGCGAGACCCGGCGCCTGGCCTCCGGTGCCCTGCGCTACTTCCTCGACCGGGGGGCGGTCGACGACCGGGGCTTGCTGTCCCTGGGCTGGCACGGCCCCGACGCGTCCGTCCTCCAGGGCTACTCGGGCCCGGCCTCCCCGTACTGGGCGAGCAAGGGCTTCCTCGGCCTGCTCCTGCCGCCCGGCCACGCGGTGTGGACGGCGTCGGAGGAACCCGCCCCGGCCGAGCGCGC
This region of Streptomyces caelestis genomic DNA includes:
- a CDS encoding aminoglycoside phosphotransferase, coding for MPEVAVADAEFREVFDSAALGGTTLVPLTHNPLNGVTAGVWRVTGGGRSAVLKVLTRTKETSVTWAASNDPRHWNFWRREAYVYQSGLAQIWQRHGIRAPRLLACVERPDGDLALWLEDVPGEPATAWPLARHVEHAYRLGAAQGAVGAGEDRPWLSQRFLRDYTAGRTTGQDLLDDDRAWRHPLVREHFPAGLREDMVRLHHDREWFLTVMESLPRAFCHLDQWPANVRSDGRDSVVLDWAFAGDGALGEDLGNYLPDSVFDLFVPAADLPGLAKAAYDAYAHGLRASGWRGDERLVRLGVCASAVKYDWLTALMLARADDEQPAYGGQGAVPAELRYRERGLALAFLADWAAEARLLAPQLGFPEAPSGR
- a CDS encoding autotransporter-associated beta strand repeat-containing protein, which translates into the protein MRSLTHTTAAAAGFLAAVASLLAAPPAGAAGPRDVTADVLADRDVTLGGDTVVSVPRGTTTYDGVFRGEGTLTVRGSGTLVLTKDSDFTLPESRRRQRVRTLGGNHPYVTVANPDPPAVTVERGATLQYGDGGTTGLIGRFPYNTPAFRLNQDNIRVDGTLRLSLRSAYNLGTISGSGLITQPRFLWGTWDVSGTHSFSGVIDNGTQLNAGRPEYATSLPNVRKVLNQGTWTVDTPLGRTVTMGMDFYQREYGSDINVQSRPGGKVILTGQYSWSDRGGDSDPSLSDPALNWTPARKNVNKRGTNIKGANVQWGDGTTNRIFMPGTAETVYINLLAARSRSRLTFDYDGPVTLGAPIGGGRFHDTLSAPGAGDIVIAGTPGNDVTFAAVQYYDGSTTVEKGAVLRLGSGKRGGDGGLYTAGAHYKVVNNGSLVLRNTSRPLTLSRIGGSGSLTQSGAATTTLTGPAVTYTGTTTVSKGTLALRKGATVTRSKAIRITAAGARLDAGAAGLRVATTLTGKGTVAGAVTNEGAVTTGLTVNGAYTQSSKGTLVLRGKPLRVTGTVRLAGDLDVSALGGRGRPAREITVLDHRGDGRITGTFKGLRQGARLKLGDTTYRIDYRAGDGNDVALTAGTAPSPSPTAPEASASGAVAPRSAGASEDVGFGWWPYALGLALVVSLAVPMATRRGRGRRRAGRHTARARQ
- a CDS encoding expansin EXLX1 family cellulose-binding protein, whose product is MASHSRRRPLRKRRTALVLAVAVAAVGVLLSLMMALRPGSEPDTVRAAAEPTAGKQPSTPRTAPGQKPRPKPTPTPTPSKASPTPTPTAATSSARPSPSGARPSAPRPASGTAPLAGRIQPQVAYQGVATHYDAKDGDGACLYGPSPDLMVAAMNHTDYETSKACGAHILVRAANGASVTVRITNECPLPCAPGQLDLSKEAFAKLAGLSAGRIPITWSLLSPSTSDTVSIRYKTGSSRHWCGIQALGHRNPLARLEVRTGSGWTRLTRTEYNYFLSPDGTGCGGSLRLTDIYGEQLTVDGIAVRPDAVQPTRVQFARR
- a CDS encoding glycoside hydrolase family 43 protein; protein product: MSRDRDHALPEPPSRRLLLKGAAAAGALAAVPGVAQAAHLARPPKPAPFVNPLVRNRADPHINRHKDGFYYFTATAPEYDRIILRRSRTLNGLGTAAESVIWRAHPTGNMGAHIWAPELHRIGGKWYIYFASAPAEDVWAIRIWVLENAHPDPFKGTWVEKGQVKTAWETFSLDATTFTHRGKRYLAWAQHEPGMDNNTGIFLSEMANPWTLKGPQVRLSTPEYDWECIGFRVNEGPYVLKRNGRLFMTYSASATDFNYCVGLLTADADSHLLDPMSWTKSPTPVFTSNDTTKQYGPGHNCFTVAEDGRTDVLVYHARQYKEINGDPLNDPNRHTRIQKLGWKPDGTPDFGIPVADTVKAGD
- a CDS encoding RICIN domain-containing protein, producing MRRAYAVLLALCLALAGALATAGPAQAAPQTLTNGTQFTDTSGNPVHAHGGGVIKVGSYYYWFGEHRNADNTFRYVDAYRSTDLKNWEFRNHVLTEASDPELATANIERPKVMYNASTGKFVMWMHKENGTDYSEARAAVAVSDTVDGNYTWKGSFRPLGQHMSRDITVFVDTDGAGYMISAARENYDLQIYRLTADYTGIASLVANPWPGGHREAPALFKRNGVYFMLTSGATGWNPNQQQYATATNIAGPWSAMKNIGDSTTYGSQTAYVLPVQGSSGTSYLYMGDRWGNSFGGTVNDSRYVWLPLTFSNSTTMSMSWSPEVTIDTAAGTVSGTSATYNTLIARHSSKCADVTSQSLRAGAQLKQYDCNGGTNQKYWFKSVGSGYYQLMVRNSSLCVRENASTVTQENCNASATSQQWSLTTTGSYVNVKSRASGECLDVNGASTANGAALITYTCNGGTNQQWTRGT
- a CDS encoding rhamnogalacturonan lyase B N-terminal domain-containing protein; this encodes MSGSANRPVGRRAFVLGATAAAGTALTGTAHAAGFGWTDDGSNYVVDTGAQLVFKVSKSTGDLTSLVYRGTEYQGYGGMNSHIESGLGASTVSIRQSGSTILVSVTHGTLRHYYAARSGENNVYLWTDKADTSVSATRYIVRVKKGAFLNDEPDSYTYAPTAIEASDVFRKSDGQTRSKHFSKRRVMDYDYIGWSLGGVGLWMVRSNHEKASGGPFYRSLLRHQSADGGGLYEILHYGQNQTEAQRFGLQGPYVIAFTDGGAPSSALFPGTLTTPWADALGIPGYVPASGRGKVAGVGMSGRNTAYPYTVGLANAAAQYWGPARSSDGCFSIAGVLPGTYTLTVFKGELAVYTTSVSVSAGGTTTLNTIAVPSSDDPSNASAIWRIGDWNGTPGGFKNADLMTYAHPSDVRAASWTGNVVIGDNETASFPCYLWKDVNSGLLVYFRLTAAQAAAAHTLRIGVTTAYANGRPQVTVNDAWTSAVPSPPTQPNTRSLTNGSYRGNNHTFTYGVPASAWKTDPSQYNVLRIDVVSGSGATGFLSAGTAIDAIDLLA
- a CDS encoding rhamnogalacturonan acetylesterase; this encodes MRRFNIAVLAAVTLSTALSAVPAHAGEASARPGLANCTAGACHFDVPPGTYDVRVVLGGKSASATSISGETRRSLLPETAAPAGERVTRSFTVNVRTPEGEPTGPDGTPGLDLRIGGSAPALAGIKVTPARHARQIFLVGDSTVCDQPGDPYSGWGQQLPQYLRQGVSVANYADSGESTVTFLGNPRLWATVRPLIRPGDLVLVQLAHNDKTTDEATYRANLEALVAGVRERGGQPVLVTPIVRRWFNTDGTLNNGTALLVNGLGVDHPAVTRSVAAERDVPLIDLTAKTKALVESLGVEGSKALYLSNEARDNTHTSVRGATAYAGLVRDELVTRHLVPKGKVRVG